Proteins from one Sulfurimonas sp. genomic window:
- the waaF gene encoding lipopolysaccharide heptosyltransferase II: MKIFIEIPTWLGDAVMTTPAIENLVKTYPDAKLTIYGSYVSTRLFLHHPNVEKIYIDESKKEGFRYINLYRDAKKAGSFDIALSFRKNFTTQYLLFFLGVKKRYIYKRYTKKEIHQAIRYNDFINKSFDIKTSPDKLTIYGYKGEKKSDKMLLGLNPGATYGSAKRWYPEEFAKVAIEMSKDYDIVIFGGPNEDEIAADIEKLLVEAGVKNYQNLAAKTSVEELISGIASLDLFVTNDSGPMHLAAAFQIPTVAIFGPTKYTETNQWMNEKGVIVTKDLECAPCMKRTCPLGHHDCMKLIKAEDVLEKIKEVL; the protein is encoded by the coding sequence TTGAAAATATTTATTGAGATCCCTACGTGGCTTGGCGATGCAGTTATGACGACTCCGGCTATAGAGAACTTAGTTAAAACATATCCTGATGCAAAACTAACTATATACGGCTCGTACGTTTCTACAAGACTATTTTTACACCATCCAAATGTTGAGAAGATTTATATAGATGAATCAAAAAAAGAGGGATTCAGGTATATAAATCTCTATCGTGATGCAAAAAAAGCTGGTTCATTCGATATAGCTCTGAGTTTTAGAAAAAATTTTACTACTCAGTATCTACTTTTCTTTTTAGGTGTTAAAAAAAGATATATTTACAAAAGATATACAAAAAAAGAGATCCATCAAGCTATTCGTTACAACGATTTTATAAATAAAAGTTTTGACATTAAAACCTCACCTGATAAATTAACAATTTATGGATACAAAGGTGAAAAAAAATCAGACAAAATGCTTCTTGGTTTAAATCCAGGTGCTACATACGGAAGTGCAAAGCGTTGGTATCCTGAAGAATTTGCAAAAGTCGCCATAGAGATGTCAAAAGATTATGACATAGTAATTTTTGGCGGACCAAATGAGGATGAGATCGCAGCAGATATTGAAAAACTGCTTGTAGAAGCTGGTGTGAAAAACTATCAGAATTTAGCAGCTAAAACAAGTGTTGAAGAGTTGATCAGTGGTATTGCAAGTTTAGATCTATTTGTAACAAACGATTCCGGCCCTATGCACCTTGCAGCTGCATTTCAAATTCCGACAGTAGCTATATTCGGACCTACAAAATATACTGAGACAAATCAGTGGATGAATGAAAAAGGTGTTATAGTTACAAAAGATCTAGAATGTGCACCATGCATGAAAAGAACATGCCCCTTAGGACATCATGATTGTATGAAGCTTATAAAAGCTGAGGATGTGCTAGAGAAAATCAAAGAAGTTCTTTAG